One Brassica napus cultivar Da-Ae chromosome C4, Da-Ae, whole genome shotgun sequence genomic region harbors:
- the BNAC04G26480D gene encoding methyltransferase ptaI has translation MAALSEKEAEAYLDARPRYPMDWYKKIAARTQDHKFAWDVGTGSGQAAIGLVEHYENVVATDINEAQLKRAVKHSRISYHHTPKHMAEDEMVALLGGENSVDLIVAAQAVHFFDTTTFYNVAKRVLRKEGGLIAIWVYNDIVISSEIDPIMKILVDSTLPFRTPIMNLAFDSYKTLPFPFESIGMGSEGKPVRLDIPHKLSLKGFIGFLRSWQPAMKAKEQGVELVNEDLINKFEEAWGDENQVNDVFYKAHMIVGKIKEVKCESEQVSKDGNEDLLHQTEVGRKQERRQPSDEENRQIKKQNTSEEKKKIQVKMRHAREKICTTSCYKHKYL, from the exons atggCTGCCTTATCAGAGAAAGAAGCTGAAGCTTATCTCGATGCAAGGCCGAGATACCCAATGGATTGGTATAAGAAGATAGCCGCACGGACACAAGACCACAAGTTTGCTTGGGATGTCGGCACTGGTAGCGGTCAGGCTGCTATTGGC CTTGTTGAGCATTACGAGAACGTGGTGGCTACCGATATAAATGAGGCACAACTTAAACGAGCAGTCAAACACTCAAGAATCAGCTACCATCACACTCCAAAACATATGGCAGAAGACGAAATGGTCGCTCTCCTCGGAGGAGAAAACTCTGTGGACCTCATAGTTGCTGCACAGGCTGTCCATTTTTTCGACACAACCACATTTTACAACGTTGCAAAACGTGTTCTTCGCAAGGAAGGAGGCCTAATAGCCATTTGGGTCTACAACGATATCGTTATCTCCTCCGAGATCGATCCCATAATGAAGATCCTTGTGGACTCTACTCTTCCTTTTAGAACTCCTATTATGAATTTGGCATTCGATAGTTATAAAACGCTGCCGTTTCCTTTTGAGAGCATAGGGATGGGGTCTGAAGGGAAGCCTGTTAGGCTAGATATTCCGCATAAGCTTTCGCTTAAAGGGTTTATAGGATTCTTGAGATCATGGCAGCCAGCGATGAAGGCCAAGGAGCAAGGAGTGGAGCTTGTCAATGAAGATCTAATAAACAAGTTTGAGGAGGCTTGGGGTGATGAAAACCAAGTTAATGATGTTTTCTACAAGGCTCATATGATTGTTGGGAAAATAAAG GAAGTGAAATGTGAATCGGAACAAGTGTCTAAAGATGGTAACGAAGATCTCTTGCACCAAACGGAGGTTGGGAGAAAACAAGAAAGGCGACAACCATCTGATGAAGAAAACAGACaaattaagaaacaaaatacaagtgaagaaaaaaaaaaaatacaagtgaAGATGAGGCATGCTAGAGAAAAAATATGCACTACCTCTTGTTATAAACATAAGTATTTGtaa
- the LOC106421644 gene encoding protein NRT1/ PTR FAMILY 8.1, which translates to MEEKDVYTEDGTVDIHKNPANKKKTGNWKACRFILGNECCERLAYYGMGTNLVNYLESRLNQGNATAANNVTNWSGTCYITPLIGAFLADAYLGRYWTIATFVFIYVSGMTLLTLSASVPGLKPGNCNGDTCHPNSGQTAVFFVALYMIALGTGGIKPCVSSFGADQFDENDEAEKLKKSSFFNWFYFSINVGALVAATVLVWIQMNVGWGWGFGVPTVAMVIAVVFFFLGSRYYRLQRPGGSPLTRIFQVIVAAFRKVSVKVPEDKSLLFETADDESNITGSRKLEHTDNLMFFDKAAVESHSDSIKDGEVNPWRLCSVTQVEELKSIITLLPVWASGIVFATVYSQMNTMFVLQGNTMDQHMGKNFEIPSASLSLFDTVSVLFWTPVYDQFIVPFARKFTRQERGFTQLQRMGIGLVISIFAMVTAGVLEVVRLDYVKSHNAYDDKKIPMSIFWQIPQYLLVGCAEVFTFIGQLEFFYDQAPDAMRSLCSALSLTTVALGNYLSTVLVTVVMKLTKKNGKPGWIPDNLNRGHLDYFFYLLAVLSFLNFLVYLWISKRYKYKKAIGRAH; encoded by the exons ATGGAAGAAAAGGATGTGTATACGGAAGATGGAACTGTCGATATTCACAAAAACCCTGCCAACAAGAAGAAGACCGGAAACTGGAAAGCTTGCCGCTTCATCCTTG GCAATGAGTGCTGTGAAAGATTGGCATACTATGGAATGGGAACTAACCTCGTGAACTATCTTGAGAGTCGTCTGAATCAAGGCAACGCTACTGCTGCAAACAACGTCACCAACTGGTCCGGAACATGTTATATAACTCCTTTGATTGGTGCCTTTCTAGCTGATGCTTATCTTGGACGTTACTGGACTATTGCAACCTTTGTTTTCATCTATGTCTCC GGCATGACTCTGTTGACATTATCAGCCTCAGTTCCTGGACTTAAACCCGGTAACTGCAACGGCGACACGTGTCACCCCAACTCTGGCCAAACAGCTGTTTTCTTCGTTGCACTTTACATGATCGCGCTTGGAACGGGAGGTATTAAGCCGTGTGTTTCCTCCTTTGGAGCTGATCAGTTCGATGAGAATGACGAAGCCGAGAAGCTGAAGAAAAGCTCTTTCTTCAACTGGTTTTACTTCTCCATTAACGTCGGAGCTCTTGTTGCCGCCACTGTTCTTGTCTGGATACAAATGAACGTTGGTTGGGGATGGGGGTTCGGTGTTCCGACAGTGGCTATGGTCATTGCGGTTGTGTTTTTCTTCCTGGGGAGTCGTTACTACAGGCTTCAAAGACCTGGTGGGAGTCCACTCACGAGGATCTTTCAGGTTATTGTTGCTGCTTTCAGGAAGGTGAGTGTTAAGGTTCCAGAGGACAAGTCTCTGCTCTTTGAAACTGCAGATGATGAGAGTAATATCACAGGTAGCAGGAAGCTTGAGCACACAGACAACTTAAT GTTTTTCGACAAGGCAGCGGTTGAGAGTCATTCAGATAGCATCAAAGACGGTGAGGTGAATCCATGGAGACTCTGCTCAGTAACACAAGTAGAAGAGCTCAAGTCCATAATCACTCTTCTTCCAGTATGGGCCTCAGGGATAGTCTTTGCAACAGTGTACAGCCAAATGAACACAATGTTCGTCTTACAAGGAAACACAATGGACCAACACATGGGGAAAAATTTCGAGATCCCATCGGCTTCCCTCTCGCTTTTCGACACGGTCAGTGTACTCTTCTGGACTCCTGTCTACGACCAGTTTATTGTCCCGTTCGCTAGAAAGTTCACACGTCAAGAACGTGGCTTCACTCAGCTTCAACGTATGGGAATAGGTCTCGTGATCTCCATCTTTGCCATGGTCACTGCAGGTGTTTTGGAGGTCGTTAGGCTCGACTACGTCAAAAGCCACAATGCATACGATGATAAAAAGATCCCCATGTCGATTTTCTGGCAGATACCTCAGTATTTACTTGTTGGGTGTGCTGAAGTTTTCACATTTATAGGTCAGCTTGAGTTTTTCTATGACCAGGCTCCAGATGCCATGAGGAGTCTCTGCTCTGCTTTGTCTTTAACCACGGTTGCGCTTGGGAACTACTTAAGCACGGTTCTTGTAACGGTTGTGATGAAACTGACTAAGAAGAATGGTAAACCGGGTTGGATACCGGATAACTTGAACCGGGGGCATCTTGATTACTTTTTCTACTTGCTGGCGGTTCTGAGTTTCCTCAACTTCTTGGTGTACCTATGGATCTCTAAACGCTACAAGTATAAGAAAGCTATAGGTCGGGCACATTGA
- the LOC106421569 gene encoding uncharacterized protein LOC106421569, which yields MRPIVYPLIKLKVEDGRSALFWHHNWAPAGCISALETSSISRLGIPHKATVASLCRNGNWFLPPARTEAALELYAFLTTIQLSTNVDFYVWNLQGNSETRYKTGAVYTYLSGEIEDKGWAKLIWFTRSIPRHSFQAWQVYLNRCPTKDRMIGWGLHVDPMCVLCNSQLESRDHLFFDCPFSYDLWTLIASRCCLRPLRSWGQTVDQLTALVGDKAKRLLSLLAWQATIYWLWTEKNGRLHARPFTTTTVMYSVIDRQIRNKVQSFREINPSLSTTMMQRWFSMG from the coding sequence aTGAGACCGATCGTCTACCCTCTGATAAAGTTGAAAGTGGAGGATGGTCGCTCTGCTCTTTTCTGGCACCACAATTGGGCTCCTGCAGGTTGTATTTCCGCTCTCGAAACCTCCTCAATCTCAAGACTAGGGATTCCGCACAAAGCAACTGTGGCTTCGCTTTGTAGAAATGGGAACTGGTTCCTTCCGCCTGCGAGAACAGAAGCAGCGTTAGAACTCTATGCCTTCTTAACCACAATCCAGCTTTCTACAAATGTTGATTTCTATGTGTGGAATCTTCAGGGGAACAGTGAAACAAGATACAAAACTGGAGCAGTATATACTTACTTGAGTGGTGAGATTGAAGATAAAGGTTGGGCAAAGCTGATATGGTTCACGCGCTCTATACCGCGACACTCCTTCCAGGCGTGGCAAGTCTACCTGAATCGTTGTCCTACTAAAGATAGGATGATAGGTTGGGGCCTTCATGTGGATCCGATGTGTGTGCTTTGCAACTCGCAATTGGAATCTAGGGATCATCTGTTCTTCGATTGTCCATTCAGTTATGATCTATGGACCTTGATCGCGTCTAGGTGTTGTCTTCGGCCTCTCCGATCTTGGGGTCAGACGGTGGATCAGTTGACGGCTTTGGTGGGTGATAAAGCAAAGCGCTTGCTCTCTCTTCTAGCCTGGCAAGCCACCATCTACTGGCTCTGGACTGAAAAAAATGGGAGATTGCATGCCAGACCTTTTACAACGACAACTGTGATGTACTCTGTGATTGATCGCCAAATCAGGAATAAAGTTCAGAGCTTCAGAGAAATCAACCCCTCTCTCTCGACCACGATGATGCAGCGATGGTTCTCCATGGGATGA
- the LOC106421517 gene encoding ataxin-3 homolog — protein MERTSNGGMLYHEVQEANLCAVHCVNTVLQGPFFSEFDLAAVAADLDGKERQVMLEGAATGNLAAGDFFSEESHNVSLGGDFSIQVLQKALEVWDLQVIPLNCPDAEPAQIDPELENAFICHLHDHWFCIRKVGGEWYNFDSLLAAPQHLSKFYLSAFLDSLKGSGWSIFIVKGNFPQECPMSSSSEASNAFGQWLSPEDAERILKETSSTRSSSTAVNYRSSDNVDQQRPYQALSREEVRTFSEMEDDDLKAAIAASLLDASAAGANLGAVRTTSQREETGKQK, from the exons ATGGAGCGAACGAGCAACGGAGGAATGTTGTACCACGAGGTTCAGGAAGCTAATCTATGCGCCGTTCACTGCGTCAATACCGTCCTGCAGGGACCCTTCTTCTCCGAGTTTGATTTGGCCGCCGTCGCTGCCGATCTCGACGGGAAGGAGCGTCAGGTCATGCTCGAAGGCGCCGCCACCGGAAACCTCGCCGCCGGCGATTTCTTCTCGGAGGAGTCTCACAATGTTTCCCTCGGCGGCGATTTCAGTATCCAG GTCTTGCAGAAGGCTTTGGAAGTGTGGGATTTACAAGTGATTCCACTCAACTGTCCCGATGCAGAGCCTGCGCAGATAGACCCCGAGCTTGAAAACGCCTTCATCTGTCACTTACATGACCATTGGTTTTGCATAAGGAAAGTGGGCGGCGAATGGTATAACTTCGACAGCCTCCTCGCGGCACCGCAACACCTATCGAAGTTCTACCTTTCTGCGTTTCTCGACTCTCTGAAAGGCTCGGGATGGAGTATCTTCATAGTGAAAGGAAACTTCCCGCAGGAGTGTCCCATGTCGTCTTCTTCTGAAGCTTCCAACGCTTTTGGACAGTGGCTTTCGCCTGAAGACGCAGAGAGAATACTAAAGGAGACAAGCTCGACACGGAGTTCTTCTACGGCTGTAAACTATAGAAGTAGTGATAATGTCGATCAGCAAAGACCGTATCAGGCGTTGTCGCGTGAGGAAGTGCGGACTTTTTCAGAGATGGAAGATGATGACTTGAAGGCAGCGATTGCAGCGAGTTTGTTAGATGCTTCTGCGGCTGGGGCTAATCTTGGAGCTGTTAGGACTACTTCTCAAAGGGAGGAAACTGGGAAACAAAAGTAG